The following coding sequences are from one Lolium rigidum isolate FL_2022 chromosome 6, APGP_CSIRO_Lrig_0.1, whole genome shotgun sequence window:
- the LOC124665786 gene encoding uncharacterized protein LOC124665786, with product MGSQAIEKNREGAEVYHGAALCAEKAVELLAETNMPLGLLPLADIEEVGYNRATGFVWLRQKKALTHTFKQIGRQVSYATEVTAVVEDKKMKRMTGVKSKEMLIWVTLCDMYIDKDDPSKITFKTPTGLGRTFPVSAFGKDDDGKPKAPAAAAEAEAAVAK from the coding sequence ATGGGTTCGCAGGCGATCGAGAAGAACAGGGAGGGCGCGGAGGTGTACCACGGCGCGGCGCTgtgcgcggagaaggcggtggagCTGCTGGCGGAGACCAACATGCCGCTGGGCCTGCTCCCGCTCGCCGACATCGAGGAGGTGGGCTACAACCGCGCCACCGGCTTCGTCTGGCTGCGCCAGAAGAAGGCGCTCACGCACACCTTCAAGCAGATCGGCCGCCAGGTCTCGTACGCCACCGAGGTCACCGCCGTCGTCGAGGACAAGAAGATGAAGCGCATGACCGGGGTCAAGAGCAAGGAGATGCTCATCTGGGTCACGCTCTGCGACATGTACATCGACAAGGACGACCCTTCCAAGATCACCTTCAAGACCCCCACCGGCCTCGGCAGGACCTTCCCCGTCTCCGCCTTCGGGAAGGACGACGACGGCAAGCCCaaggcgcccgccgccgccgcagaggcCGAGGCCGCCGTGGCCAAGTAA